The following are encoded in a window of Torulaspora globosa chromosome 4, complete sequence genomic DNA:
- the ENP1 gene encoding snoRNA-binding rRNA-processing protein ENP1 (ancestral locus Anc_6.165), with product MGKASGSKLRKQRHDPLLKDLDSAQGSLKKVPRKKTGRQDEAEDEGFVDSKSSRKILQLAKEQQDEISKEEEAEAELARHESERFKTIAYDKEEEEEDADEDAGDISDFEPEGEDVEEEIEEVDIDEEDAAVFEQYLRGSEGYNSLGGSYNLADKIMATIKEKEMEHENEVMAEDREARDYEAPRGEGVALPEKVIRAYTTVGTILQTWTHGKLPKLFKVIPSLRNWQDVLYVTNPEQWSPHVVYEATKLFVSNMTAKEAQKFVNLVLYERFRENIETNEDHSLNYHIYRALKKSLYKPSAFFKGFLFPLVEQGCNVREATIAGSVLAKVSVPVLHSSAALSYLLKLPFSPATTVFIKVLLDKKYALPYQTVDECVYYFMSFRTLADGSNGENAVAVLPVVWHKAFLAFAQRYKNDITQDQRDFLLETVRQRGHKDIGPEIRRELLAGESREFVGESGEVNDNDLMIDVK from the coding sequence ATGGGAAAAGCATCAGGTTCGAAATTGAGAAAGCAGAGGCACGATCCGCTGTTGAAAGATCTGGATTCGGCACAGGGTAGTTTGAAAAAGGTGCCTAGGAAGAAGACAGGCCGGCAGGATGAGGCGGAGGATGAGGGATTCGTTGACTCGAAATCTTCTAGAAAGATTCTACAGCTTGCAAAGGAGCAGCAGGACGAGATCTcgaaggaggaggaagcagaagcagaaCTGGCGAGACATGAGTCAGAGAGGTTCAAAACTATAGCATATGAcaaggaggaggaggaggaggacgCTGATGAAGACGCAGGTGATATTTCTGACTTTGAACCGGAAGGCGaagacgttgaagaagaaatagagGAAGTCGATATCGATGAGGAGGACGCTGCAGTGTTTGAGCAGTATCTGAGAGGCTCTGAAGGCTATAACTCTCTGGGTGGCAGTTATAATTTGGCAGATAAGATCATGGCAACCatcaaggagaaagaaatggagCACGAAAATGAAGTGATGGCTGAAGATAGAGAGGCGCGTGATTACGAAGCACCAAGAGGTGAAGGTGTGGCCCTTCCTGAGAAAGTTATCAGAGCTTACACCACTGTGGGTACAATCTTGCAGACGTGGACCCATGGTAAGCTTCCAAAACTGTTCAAAGTTATACCATCGCTGAGGAATTGGCAGGACGTCCTATACGTTACCAATCCAGAGCAATGGTCTCCACATGTCGTCTACGAGGCTACAAAGCTTTTCGTATCCAACATGACTGCCAAAGAAGCCCAGAAGTTTGTCAATCTTGTCCTTTACGAACGCTTCCGCGAGAACATCGAGACCAACGAAGATCACTCGTTGAACTATCATATCTACAGAGCTCTCAAGAAATCACTGTATAAGCCTAGCGCTTTTTTCAAAGGCTTCCTTTTCCCATTGGTCGAACAGGGCTGCAATGTGCGCGAGGCAACCATAGCTGGCAGTGTGCTGGCAAAAGTTTCCGTGCCTGTTCTACATTCTTCAGCGGCTTTGAGTTACCTGTTGAAGCTACCGTTCTCGCCAGCCACAACGGTATTCATAAAAGTTCTGCTGGATAAAAAGTACGCTCTGCCATACCAGACCGTTGACGAATGTGTTTACTACTTTATGAGCTTCAGAACACTGGCGGATGGCAGCAACGGAGAGAATGCGGTTGCAGTGCTGCCTGTGGTATGGCACAAAGCATTCCTAGCGTTTGCTCAAAGGTACAAGAATGATATCACTCAGgatcaaagagatttctTGCTTGAGACCGTTCGTCAAAGAGGTCACAAGGACATTGGGCCGGAGATCAGAAGGGAATTACTCGCTGGAGAAAGTAGAGAGTTCGTTGGCGAGTCAGGGGAAGTCAATGACAATGACTTGATGATCGACGTCAAGTAA
- the USE1 gene encoding SNAP receptor USE1 (ancestral locus Anc_6.164), whose product MTEAVRTSLRREPLASEDPFVSYLVNTKVSENLNILRTKVINEQLCPLNGQKRANSIEQFQDGYPAIAFQCLQRQHLMLTQMTDEYRRAQHEVKTRRYSVDFDSPRSETDLASISDQASNEGGIEQIGSTAELRRRLLGKRANENSALESEKSAERQLEDQDNLQNGLIEDMTKLVGSLKQGAVAFHNALNEDKAVFSAAEIGIQTASTSLTDISGKLRKYDKKKLGYIFYITVFLALFFGLIVTFIIIQLFPAL is encoded by the coding sequence ATGACTGAAGCTGTAAGAACTAGTCTTCGCAGGGAGCCGTTAGCTAGTGAAGACCCCTTCGTTTCATACCTGGTCAATACTAAAGTTTCTGAGAATCTGAATATACTAAGAACCAAAGTGATAAATGAACAACTATGCCCTCTGAATGGCCAAAAAAGAGCTAATTCAATCGAGCAGTTCCAAGACGGGTATCCTGCGATCGCATTTCAATGTTTACAAAGACAGCATCTGATGCTGACACAGATGACAGACGAATACCGCAGGGCCCAACATGAAGTTAAAACCAGAAGATATAGCGTCGACTTCGACAGTCCCAGGAGTGAAACAGACTTGGCGTCTATCTCTGATCAAGCATCAAACGAAGGTGGGATCGAACAGATTGGCAGCACTGCCGAATTAAGACGACGTCTGTTGGGTAAGAGGGCAAATGAGAATAGCGCTTTGGAGTCTGAAAAATCAGCAGAAAGGCAACTCGAGGATCAGGATAATCTACAAAATGGTTTAATAGAGGATATGACGAAACTAGTGGGCAGTCTGAAGCAAGGCGCGGTTGCTTTCCACAATGCATTGAATGAAGATAAAGCAGTCTTTAGCGCAGCTGAAATTGGAATCCAGACTGCCTCCACGAGTCTAACGGATATCAGTGGGAAACTGAGGAAGTACGATAAGAAGAAGTTAGGTTACATCTTTTATATCACAGTTTTCCTCGCTCTATTCTTCGGCCTTATCGTAACGTTCATTATAATACAGCTGTTCCCGGCTCTATAG